The following are from one region of the Sphingomonas sp. J315 genome:
- a CDS encoding transglycosylase domain-containing protein, which yields MLVSETKVAAALASFTLVLLLTLYRWSLREDYENTRLYLGRKVAWLVGSRLKERIGHVLYRMRLSVFEAGRLGIDLTKYHAMLVFIEDKRHFEHNGNSIKAAAAALYRRVRYGTRSGASTIHHQLVRSNFLKSIERPISRKIVEMDNCALGQQDVLKVRNSRFVSLFWRYERGVIGLPAAIRHFFPQHELSKPLDIAQRFFLLERLSNVTGTFPKKELKPYCAVFERRGLSNLRMSPKLVEFIGIRVRQGG from the coding sequence GTGCTTGTTTCAGAAACGAAGGTCGCGGCGGCGTTGGCTAGCTTCACATTAGTGCTGTTGCTCACATTGTATCGATGGTCGCTCCGCGAAGATTACGAGAATACTCGGCTTTATCTTGGTAGAAAGGTAGCGTGGCTGGTTGGCTCTCGTCTGAAGGAGCGAATTGGCCATGTGCTGTATCGCATGAGATTGTCCGTTTTCGAAGCGGGTCGGTTGGGAATCGATTTAACAAAATACCATGCGATGCTAGTTTTCATCGAGGATAAGAGGCACTTTGAGCATAATGGAAACAGTATCAAAGCTGCTGCTGCTGCTCTATATCGCAGAGTGCGTTATGGGACTCGGAGTGGTGCATCGACAATTCATCATCAACTTGTACGATCTAATTTTCTCAAGTCGATAGAGCGGCCTATATCGCGTAAAATAGTTGAAATGGATAATTGCGCCTTGGGTCAACAGGATGTTCTCAAAGTCCGCAATTCTAGATTTGTATCTCTGTTCTGGAGATATGAGCGAGGTGTTATTGGCCTTCCGGCTGCGATCAGGCATTTTTTTCCTCAACATGAACTGAGCAAGCCGCTGGATATTGCACAGCGCTTCTTTCTGCTTGAACGGCTATCCAATGTGACTGGCACATTTCCTAAAAAAGAGTTGAAGCCTTATTGCGCAGTCTTCGAGAGAAGGGGCTTATCAAATCTACGGATGTCGCCAAAATTGGTAGAATTTATCGGGATCAGGGTAAGGCAGGGCGGATAA
- a CDS encoding IS5 family transposase (programmed frameshift), which produces MRCASRSVDLSEFWLSEAQFERLRPLLPDKVRGVARVDDRRVISGIIHVVKSGGRWVDAPACYGPRKTLYNRFVRWAAKGVWQELFVTLAAAGGPPAEVLIDSTHMKAHRSAGGGKGGARPQAIGISRGGRNSKLHALTDGEGRPLRFLLTGGQVADCRAADVLLDDLAPRTIVLADKAYDSNAIRDLIERQGAVPNIPSKTNRRWKSCFSKTLYKGRNAVERMFCRLKDYRRIATRYDKLATNFLSAIYLAAAVTWWL; this is translated from the exons ATGCGCTGCGCCAGCAGGAGCGTGGATTTGAGCGAGTTTTGGTTGAGTGAAGCCCAGTTCGAGCGGCTGCGTCCGCTGCTGCCGGACAAGGTGCGCGGTGTGGCGCGGGTCGATGATCGGCGGGTGATCAGCGGCATCATTCATGTGGTGAAGTCGGGCGGGCGCTGGGTCGACGCGCCGGCCTGCTACGGGCCGAGGAAGACGCTCTACAACCGGTTCGTGCGCTGGGCGGCAAAGGGTGTGTGGCAGGAGCTGTTCGTCACGCTCGCGGCAGCAGGCGGGCCGCCCGCCGAGGTCCTGATCGACAGCACGCATATGAAGGCGCACCGCTCCGCGGGCGGTGGAAAAGGGGGCGCTCGTCC CCAGGCGATCGGGATCAGCCGGGGCGGCCGCAACAGCAAGCTCCACGCGCTCACCGACGGCGAAGGTCGGCCGCTCCGCTTCCTGCTGACCGGTGGCCAGGTCGCCGACTGCCGCGCAGCCGATGTGTTGCTCGATGATCTCGCGCCGCGCACCATCGTGCTCGCGGACAAGGCTTACGACAGCAATGCGATCCGCGACCTGATCGAGCGGCAGGGTGCCGTTCCGAACATCCCCTCCAAGACGAACCGCCGCTGGAAAAGCTGCTTCTCCAAGACGCTCTACAAGGGCCGCAACGCCGTCGAGCGCATGTTCTGCCGCCTCAAGGATTATCGCCGCATCGCCACCCGCTACGACAAGCTCGCCACCAACTTCCTCAGCGCCATCTACCTCGCCGCAGCCGTCACATGGTGGTTATGA